One window of the Archangium primigenium genome contains the following:
- a CDS encoding cob(I)yrinic acid a,c-diamide adenosyltransferase, whose protein sequence is MKIYTKTGDAGETGLFGGGRVGKDSLRVEAYGEVDELNATLGLVRAMAPPSDLDALLQRLQDQLFTVGAVLATPAGTKASSHIPPLKAEWVTDMERAIDTFETELAPMTHFILPGGSQAAAALHLGRTVCRRAERRVVAALHAGEGSAEAVTYLNRLSDLLFVLARVANHRAGIEDVKWIAEKPST, encoded by the coding sequence GTGAAGATCTACACGAAGACCGGAGACGCGGGAGAAACAGGCCTGTTCGGCGGAGGCCGGGTGGGCAAGGACAGCCTCCGGGTGGAGGCCTACGGCGAGGTGGACGAGCTCAACGCCACGCTGGGCCTGGTGCGCGCGATGGCGCCCCCGAGCGACCTGGACGCGCTGCTGCAGCGGCTGCAGGACCAGCTCTTCACGGTGGGTGCGGTCCTGGCCACGCCCGCGGGCACCAAGGCCTCCAGCCACATCCCCCCGCTCAAGGCCGAGTGGGTGACGGACATGGAGCGGGCGATCGACACCTTCGAGACGGAGCTCGCGCCCATGACGCACTTCATCCTGCCCGGGGGCTCCCAGGCGGCCGCGGCGCTGCACCTGGGACGCACGGTGTGCCGGCGCGCCGAGCGGCGTGTGGTGGCCGCCCTGCACGCGGGCGAGGGCTCGGCCGAGGCGGTGACGTACCTCAACCGGCTCTCCGACCTGCTCTTCGTGCTCGCGCGGGTGGCCAACCACCGGGCGGGCATCGAGGACGTGAAGTGGATCGCCGAGAAGCCCTCGACCTGA
- the queG gene encoding tRNA epoxyqueuosine(34) reductase QueG yields MPPLPTAFLRPLAHEVGFSLVGFARAEPIPPRFFLEWLEAGCSADMDWLGSRAAERLDVSLLLPGARTVIAFATNYYRDAPEAADSPIARYARGRDYHSTLRDSLKAFRKRLKQAYPEVRDYGGVDSGPLMEKVWAARAGLGYVGKNGCFITEPFGSWVMLAALILDTEVDAYADGPATDRCGSCRKCLMSCPTGALLGEGRVDARACLSYQTVENRDLQVPESFRMEMDNLVFGCDICQDVCPLNRRPVPTPNERFVPRAVAQLGVVELAALSQEDYDRLVPGTALARAKYDGLRRNAVYALGAAKQHASRALLERLREDPSEQVRQAALWALLHLDA; encoded by the coding sequence GTGCCCCCGCTGCCCACCGCCTTCCTGCGCCCACTCGCCCACGAGGTGGGCTTCTCCCTCGTGGGCTTCGCGCGCGCCGAGCCCATTCCGCCCCGCTTCTTCCTGGAGTGGCTGGAGGCGGGGTGCTCGGCGGACATGGACTGGCTGGGCTCGCGCGCCGCCGAGCGGCTGGACGTGTCGCTGCTCTTGCCCGGGGCGCGCACCGTCATCGCCTTCGCGACCAACTACTACCGCGACGCCCCCGAGGCGGCCGACTCGCCCATCGCCCGCTACGCGCGGGGCCGCGACTACCACTCCACCTTGCGCGACAGCCTCAAGGCCTTCCGCAAGCGCCTGAAGCAGGCGTACCCCGAGGTGCGCGACTACGGCGGCGTGGACTCGGGGCCGCTCATGGAGAAGGTGTGGGCGGCGCGCGCGGGCCTGGGCTACGTGGGCAAGAACGGGTGCTTCATCACCGAGCCCTTCGGCTCCTGGGTGATGCTGGCGGCGCTCATCCTCGACACCGAGGTGGACGCCTACGCGGACGGCCCCGCGACGGACCGCTGCGGCAGTTGCCGCAAGTGCCTCATGTCCTGTCCCACCGGGGCGCTGTTGGGCGAGGGGCGGGTGGATGCGCGCGCCTGTCTGTCCTACCAGACGGTGGAGAACCGCGACCTGCAGGTGCCCGAGTCCTTCCGCATGGAGATGGACAACCTCGTCTTCGGCTGTGACATCTGCCAGGACGTGTGCCCCCTCAACCGCCGCCCGGTGCCCACGCCCAACGAGCGCTTCGTGCCCCGGGCCGTGGCGCAGCTCGGCGTGGTGGAGCTGGCGGCGCTCTCCCAGGAGGACTACGACCGGCTCGTGCCGGGCACGGCGCTGGCGCGGGCGAAGTACGATGGGCTGCGCCGCAACGCGGTGTACGCGCTCGGGGCGGCCAAGCAGCACGCCTCCCGGGCCCTGTTGGAGCGCCTGCGCGAGGACCCGAGCGAACAGGTCCGTCAGGCCGCGCTCTGGGCGCTGTTGCACCTGGACGCCTGA
- a CDS encoding YihY/virulence factor BrkB family protein, with amino-acid sequence MRLRGLKHLTWREFFRRLWVEIQEDEVTGCAAQLAFYFLFALFPFLFFLVTLAAHLPLEPGSVTLMVERLGPLMPADALGLVREHLRTVAGDTQPRLVTLGFFVALWSSSRGMDAFRRALNLAYDVPEYRPLWHTQALAVVMTVAGSLLIPVAFALFLLGGRAGEWAAQHLHVLHAYHLMWSWLRWPLTAALVMLVLALCYWRLPAVRHRYDFLSPGSLLASVLWLLTTWGFTWYVEHFGRYNITYGSIGGVIVLLLWLYLTGFIFILGGEVNAILEQAQAEAARAEGREPEIQTPHLSTGAGDTDGLRQRLGFWRWRRRMAERAPPGVEPPDEVPDDAGRDSRTPEDSPAP; translated from the coding sequence ATGCGATTGCGAGGGCTCAAGCACCTGACCTGGCGGGAGTTCTTCCGTCGGCTCTGGGTGGAAATCCAGGAGGACGAGGTCACCGGCTGCGCGGCGCAGCTGGCCTTCTATTTCCTCTTCGCCCTGTTTCCCTTCCTGTTCTTCCTCGTCACGCTCGCGGCGCACCTGCCGCTGGAGCCGGGGTCGGTGACGCTCATGGTGGAGCGGCTCGGGCCGCTCATGCCGGCCGATGCGCTGGGCCTGGTGCGCGAGCACCTGCGCACGGTGGCGGGGGACACCCAGCCGAGGCTCGTCACCCTGGGCTTCTTCGTGGCGCTCTGGTCCTCCTCGCGGGGCATGGACGCGTTTCGCCGCGCGCTCAACCTGGCCTACGACGTGCCCGAGTACCGGCCGCTGTGGCACACGCAGGCGCTCGCCGTCGTGATGACCGTGGCGGGCTCCTTGCTCATCCCCGTGGCCTTCGCGCTCTTCCTGCTCGGAGGCCGCGCGGGGGAGTGGGCCGCGCAGCACCTGCACGTGCTCCACGCCTACCACCTGATGTGGTCCTGGCTGCGCTGGCCCCTCACCGCGGCGCTGGTGATGCTGGTGCTGGCGCTGTGTTACTGGCGTCTGCCCGCGGTGCGGCACCGCTACGACTTCCTGTCCCCCGGGTCGCTGCTGGCCAGCGTGCTGTGGCTGCTCACCACGTGGGGCTTCACCTGGTACGTGGAGCACTTCGGCCGCTACAACATCACCTATGGCTCCATCGGCGGGGTCATCGTGCTGCTCCTGTGGCTCTACCTCACCGGGTTCATCTTCATCCTCGGGGGCGAGGTGAACGCCATCCTCGAGCAGGCCCAGGCGGAGGCGGCGCGGGCCGAGGGCCGCGAGCCGGAGATCCAGACGCCGCACCTGTCGACGGGGGCGGGGGACACGGACGGGCTGCGCCAGCGCCTGGGCTTCTGGCGGTGGCGTCGGCGCATGGCCGAGCGCGCCCCGCCGGGCGTCGAGCCTCCCGACGAGGTGCCCGACGACGCGGGGCGGGACTCCCGGACGCCGGAGGACTCCCCGGCGCCCTGA
- a CDS encoding M48 family metallopeptidase: MKRILSAALTLSLGLGMLPACAGKKLNVGRTAASIFISDEQESKLGLQVKQELETKENIKYVEDPAIVEYVRTVSGRILQQANKDRPGVKWTVNVIDDPKTVNAFATPGGYLYVYTGLLLAAENEAELAGVMGHEAGHVVGRHSAQAMLLQYGQQAVVEAALGKDAGTVSQIAAALAGNGAALKFSRDNETEADELGAKYISAVAYDPHGLSSFFQKLAAQEGKTPAVFKWMSTHPASADRVTHINQFITQNRLTGAELGADRLAAIKQKIRR, translated from the coding sequence ATGAAGCGGATTCTCTCGGCGGCACTCACCCTCTCGCTGGGTCTGGGCATGCTCCCCGCCTGCGCGGGCAAGAAGTTGAACGTGGGCCGCACCGCCGCCTCCATCTTCATCTCCGACGAGCAGGAGTCGAAGCTCGGCCTGCAGGTGAAGCAGGAGCTGGAGACCAAGGAGAACATCAAGTACGTCGAGGATCCCGCCATCGTCGAGTACGTGCGCACGGTGTCCGGACGCATCCTCCAGCAGGCCAACAAGGACCGTCCGGGCGTGAAGTGGACGGTCAACGTCATCGACGATCCCAAGACGGTCAACGCCTTCGCCACCCCGGGCGGCTACCTGTACGTGTACACGGGCCTGCTGCTCGCGGCGGAGAACGAGGCGGAGCTCGCGGGCGTCATGGGCCACGAGGCCGGCCATGTGGTGGGCCGCCACTCCGCCCAGGCCATGCTGCTGCAGTACGGCCAGCAGGCCGTGGTCGAGGCGGCGCTCGGCAAGGACGCGGGCACGGTGTCGCAGATCGCCGCGGCCCTGGCGGGCAACGGCGCCGCGCTCAAGTTCAGCCGCGACAACGAGACGGAGGCCGACGAGCTGGGCGCCAAGTACATCTCCGCCGTCGCCTACGATCCGCACGGCCTGTCCTCGTTCTTCCAGAAGCTGGCCGCCCAGGAGGGCAAGACGCCCGCCGTCTTCAAGTGGATGAGCACCCACCCGGCGAGCGCCGACCGCGTCACCCACATCAACCAGTTCATCACCCAGAACCGGTTGACGGGCGCGGAGCTGGGCGCGGATCGCCTGGCCGCCATCAAGCAGAAGATCCGCCGCTAG
- a CDS encoding Fpg/Nei family DNA glycosylase, which yields MPELPEVEIARRNLVRWFKGHRVLRAEADDTRVFRGARWKDFAALQGRLVSLERRGKYLLFTFEKERGLLAHLGMTGRFVRRAPEDVVPYSRARFHLGGGQVIHFADARLLGRMEPCPAGALWELAPVRALGRDPLVEGLTPGELQEAVGDSRQALKVALMDQGRLAGLGNIHAAEALYRARVHPGRVPGSLTPVEWRRLATGIHAALAYGLEEQRGDEPRYLKDGAHNGFLVYGRAGEACARCGTTVESLAQGGRTTHFCPGCQPAHPEAPARSRGTTRAARRR from the coding sequence ATGCCCGAGCTACCCGAAGTGGAGATCGCCCGGCGCAACCTCGTGCGCTGGTTCAAGGGCCACCGGGTGCTCCGGGCCGAGGCGGATGACACCCGCGTCTTCCGGGGCGCGCGCTGGAAGGACTTCGCGGCGCTCCAGGGCCGCCTGGTGTCCCTGGAGCGGCGGGGCAAGTACCTGTTGTTCACTTTCGAGAAGGAGCGCGGGCTGCTCGCGCACCTGGGCATGACGGGGCGCTTCGTGCGCCGGGCCCCCGAGGACGTCGTGCCCTACAGCCGTGCCCGCTTCCATCTGGGGGGCGGCCAGGTGATTCACTTCGCCGACGCGCGGCTGCTCGGGCGGATGGAGCCGTGCCCCGCCGGGGCCCTGTGGGAGCTCGCGCCGGTGCGGGCCCTGGGGAGGGATCCGCTCGTCGAGGGCCTCACCCCCGGCGAGCTCCAGGAGGCCGTGGGGGACTCGCGGCAGGCGCTCAAGGTGGCCCTGATGGACCAGGGGCGGCTCGCGGGCCTGGGCAACATCCACGCCGCGGAGGCGCTCTACCGCGCGCGCGTGCACCCGGGGCGCGTCCCGGGCTCGCTCACCCCGGTCGAGTGGCGGCGCCTGGCCACGGGCATCCACGCCGCGCTCGCCTATGGCCTCGAGGAGCAGCGGGGGGACGAGCCGCGCTATCTGAAGGACGGGGCCCACAACGGCTTCCTGGTCTACGGACGCGCCGGCGAGGCCTGTGCCCGGTGTGGCACGACGGTGGAATCCCTGGCCCAGGGGGGGCGCACCACCCATTTCTGCCCCGGGTGCCAGCCCGCGCACCCGGAGGCGCCGGCGCGCTCCCGGGGCACGACACGGGCTGCTCGCCGTCGTTGA
- a CDS encoding TIGR04551 family protein, whose protein sequence is MSSNALLAVLLVASATATAQTPEPSSGSPTPAPASPTPAEGSDALEERIRQEVDKRVTAAKQEMREEIRAQTATNSVGAEWQQEWVAEKRKLELFQLDGFFRLRPNLYYQFDLGKAPDRRLFPSPRGNEKTQSGADMRLRLEPTFNISEEVRIKTQFDVLSNVLLGSTPSTSFPNDGYRLFDVFNDGQSAPASALNALQDSIAVREVYGEVSTPVGLLRFGRMTANWGLGVLRADGNCIECDYGDVVDRVMFVAEPLKGFYVTPMFEFNGEGRYAYPNGTQSQPVDLSNADDSHSFVLAAARRDTPQEVKAKLENNQGVLNYGVHFSWRTQRYTSEGLSSGPAVLNPDGSVGPPSTYIQRDASIYIPDVWLRYEERNFRVEFEVAAYLGKIGSRYNAPQAPSAVDLTQNQSLTVAQFGGAAVGEYRVLNGKLNLQLELGFATGDRAPGFGAYPGRPGSKAGGFTQPGDVDGPQFSCDNGGCADSAIRNFRFNRAYRVDNILWRELIGTLTDTVYAKPTLRYTLTQGLDLFGSAIYSQAIYAESTPSFTNKPLGIETSLGAKYETEDGFVARVDWSVLFPLSGLQDYNTGLQTQTLSTAHAVRGTVGIRF, encoded by the coding sequence ATGTCGTCCAACGCCCTGCTGGCGGTGCTGCTCGTCGCCTCCGCCACGGCCACCGCGCAGACGCCGGAGCCGTCTTCCGGCTCGCCGACGCCCGCGCCCGCCTCGCCGACGCCCGCCGAGGGCTCCGATGCCCTCGAGGAGCGCATCCGCCAGGAGGTCGACAAGCGCGTGACGGCCGCCAAGCAGGAGATGCGCGAGGAGATCCGCGCCCAGACGGCCACCAACTCGGTCGGCGCGGAATGGCAGCAGGAGTGGGTCGCCGAGAAGCGCAAGCTGGAGCTCTTCCAGCTCGATGGCTTCTTCCGCCTGCGCCCCAACCTCTACTACCAGTTCGACCTGGGCAAGGCGCCCGACCGTCGGCTGTTCCCCTCGCCGCGCGGCAACGAGAAGACCCAGTCCGGCGCCGACATGCGCCTGCGCCTGGAGCCCACCTTCAATATCTCCGAGGAGGTGCGGATCAAGACGCAGTTCGACGTGCTGAGCAACGTGCTCCTGGGCTCCACGCCCTCCACGAGCTTCCCGAACGACGGCTACCGCCTGTTCGACGTCTTCAATGACGGGCAGTCGGCGCCCGCCTCGGCGCTCAACGCGCTGCAGGACTCCATCGCGGTGCGCGAGGTGTACGGCGAGGTGTCCACGCCGGTGGGCCTGTTGCGCTTTGGCCGCATGACGGCCAACTGGGGCCTGGGCGTGTTGCGCGCCGACGGCAACTGCATCGAGTGCGACTACGGCGACGTGGTGGACCGGGTCATGTTCGTCGCCGAGCCGCTCAAGGGCTTCTACGTGACGCCCATGTTCGAGTTCAACGGCGAGGGCCGCTACGCCTACCCGAACGGGACGCAGAGCCAGCCGGTGGACCTGTCCAACGCGGATGACAGCCACAGCTTCGTGCTGGCGGCGGCGCGGCGGGACACGCCCCAGGAGGTGAAGGCCAAGCTGGAGAACAACCAGGGCGTGCTCAACTACGGCGTGCACTTCAGCTGGCGCACCCAGCGCTACACCTCCGAGGGCCTGAGCTCGGGGCCCGCGGTGCTCAACCCGGACGGCTCGGTGGGCCCGCCGAGCACCTACATCCAGCGCGACGCCTCCATCTACATTCCGGACGTGTGGCTGCGCTACGAGGAGCGCAACTTCCGCGTGGAGTTCGAGGTGGCGGCGTACCTGGGCAAGATCGGCAGCCGCTACAACGCCCCCCAGGCGCCCAGCGCCGTGGACCTCACGCAGAACCAGTCGCTCACGGTGGCGCAGTTCGGCGGCGCGGCGGTGGGCGAGTACCGGGTGCTCAACGGCAAGCTCAACCTCCAGCTGGAGCTGGGCTTCGCCACGGGTGACCGGGCGCCGGGCTTCGGCGCCTACCCGGGCCGCCCCGGCTCCAAGGCGGGCGGCTTCACCCAGCCGGGTGACGTGGACGGCCCCCAGTTCAGCTGCGACAACGGCGGCTGCGCCGACAGCGCCATCCGCAACTTCCGCTTCAACCGCGCCTACCGCGTGGACAACATCCTCTGGCGCGAGCTGATCGGCACGCTCACGGACACCGTCTACGCCAAGCCCACGCTGCGCTACACGCTCACCCAGGGCCTGGACCTGTTCGGCAGCGCCATCTACTCGCAGGCCATCTACGCCGAGTCCACGCCGTCCTTCACCAACAAGCCCCTGGGCATCGAGACGAGCCTGGGCGCGAAGTACGAGACGGAGGATGGCTTCGTGGCCCGGGTGGACTGGTCCGTGCTCTTCCCGCTCAGCGGCCTGCAGGACTACAACACCGGCCTGCAGACCCAGACGCTGTCCACCGCCCACGCCGTGCGTGGCACGGTGGGCATCCGCTTCTAG
- the lysA gene encoding diaminopimelate decarboxylase, which produces MSPFTYRKRVLHAEDVPLPAIAEAVGTPTYVYSATALREHFQAVSSAFGEHPHVVCYAVKANSTLAVLRLLAEQGSGFDIVSGGELARVKAAGGAPGKTVFAGVGKTPEEMAQALAAGILFFNVESPEELELLDAVARAQGRRAPFALRVNPNVDARTHRYIATGLKTSKFGVPFEEAHALYARAKKMKGLEAVGLDCHIGSQITLTSPFKAALAKVGTLYRELQAQGHPLRYLDVGGGLGITYTDETPPSAEEYARTILGAVGKLGTTLVFEPGRSIVGNAGVLLTRVLFRKTTPARQFVVVDAGMNDLMRPALYEAHHGLQPLMQRRGKAVEVDVVGPVCESTDVLARQRSLVLPQQGELYAFMSAGAYGMSMASNYNSRPRPAEVLVDGGAWRVVRERERVEDLWRGERP; this is translated from the coding sequence GTGAGTCCCTTCACCTACCGCAAGCGCGTCCTCCACGCGGAGGACGTGCCCCTGCCCGCCATCGCCGAGGCGGTGGGCACCCCCACCTACGTCTACTCCGCCACCGCCCTGCGCGAGCACTTCCAGGCGGTGTCCAGCGCCTTCGGCGAGCACCCGCACGTCGTCTGCTACGCGGTGAAGGCCAACTCCACGCTCGCGGTGCTGCGGCTGCTCGCGGAGCAGGGCAGTGGCTTCGACATCGTGTCGGGCGGCGAGCTGGCCCGGGTGAAGGCGGCCGGCGGCGCGCCGGGCAAGACGGTGTTCGCCGGCGTGGGCAAGACGCCCGAGGAGATGGCCCAGGCGCTCGCCGCCGGCATCCTCTTCTTCAACGTGGAGAGCCCCGAGGAATTGGAGCTGCTCGACGCGGTGGCCCGGGCCCAGGGCCGGCGCGCGCCCTTCGCCCTGCGCGTCAACCCCAACGTGGACGCGCGCACCCACCGCTACATCGCCACGGGCCTCAAGACGTCCAAGTTCGGCGTTCCCTTCGAGGAGGCCCACGCCCTCTACGCCCGCGCCAAGAAGATGAAGGGCCTGGAGGCGGTGGGGCTCGACTGCCACATCGGCTCGCAGATCACCCTCACCTCGCCCTTCAAGGCGGCGCTCGCCAAGGTGGGCACCCTCTACCGCGAGCTCCAGGCCCAGGGTCACCCCTTGCGCTACCTGGACGTGGGCGGTGGCCTGGGCATCACCTACACGGACGAGACCCCGCCCTCGGCCGAGGAGTACGCGCGCACCATCCTCGGCGCGGTGGGCAAGCTCGGCACCACGCTCGTGTTCGAGCCGGGCCGCTCCATCGTGGGCAACGCCGGCGTGCTGCTCACCCGGGTGCTCTTCCGCAAGACGACGCCCGCGCGCCAGTTCGTCGTGGTGGACGCCGGCATGAACGACCTGATGCGGCCCGCGCTCTACGAGGCGCACCACGGCCTGCAGCCGCTCATGCAGCGGCGGGGCAAGGCGGTGGAGGTGGACGTGGTGGGGCCGGTGTGCGAGTCCACCGACGTGCTGGCCCGGCAGCGCTCGCTCGTCCTGCCCCAACAAGGGGAACTGTACGCGTTCATGAGCGCGGGGGCGTACGGCATGAGCATGGCCTCCAACTACAACTCCCGGCCCCGGCCCGCCGAGGTGCTGGTGGACGGAGGCGCCTGGCGGGTGGTGCGCGAGCGCGAGCGCGTCGAGGACCTCTGGCGCGGTGAGCGTCCCTGA
- the dapA gene encoding 4-hydroxy-tetrahydrodipicolinate synthase — protein sequence MRTFEGSMTALATPFRDGALDESAYRALIQQQIAGGTSVLIPMGTTGESVTVSPEEHQRAIRVAVEEAAGRVPVVAGAGSNSTAATIEGVRRAREAGADGTLLVTPYYNKPTQAGLVEHYKAVARAHPGLPIIVYNVPGRTGVDLLPETMLRLCDLPEVVAVKEATGSLSRAVDLVEACGERLTLLSGDDFTVLPFIACGGKGVISVSSNVAPRMMADLVAAARAGRLDEARALQVRMNALHRLLFVEPNPIPVKWALHVMGLFGPELRLPLVPMSEPNARKLESELRELSLLK from the coding sequence ATGAGGACTTTCGAAGGGTCGATGACGGCGCTCGCCACCCCGTTTCGTGACGGGGCACTCGACGAGTCGGCCTACCGCGCGCTCATCCAGCAGCAGATCGCCGGGGGCACGAGCGTGCTCATCCCCATGGGCACCACGGGCGAGTCGGTGACGGTGTCCCCCGAGGAGCACCAGCGGGCCATCCGGGTGGCGGTGGAGGAGGCGGCGGGCCGGGTGCCGGTGGTGGCGGGCGCGGGCTCCAACAGCACCGCGGCGACGATCGAGGGCGTGCGGCGCGCGCGCGAGGCGGGCGCCGACGGCACGCTCCTGGTGACGCCCTACTACAACAAGCCCACCCAGGCGGGCCTCGTGGAGCACTACAAGGCCGTGGCGCGTGCCCACCCGGGCCTGCCCATCATCGTCTACAACGTGCCGGGCCGCACGGGCGTGGACCTGCTGCCCGAGACGATGCTGCGGCTGTGCGACCTGCCCGAGGTGGTGGCCGTCAAGGAGGCCACGGGCAGCCTGTCGCGCGCGGTGGACCTGGTGGAGGCGTGCGGCGAGCGGCTCACGCTCCTGTCCGGCGACGACTTCACCGTGCTGCCCTTCATCGCCTGCGGCGGCAAGGGCGTCATCTCCGTGTCCTCCAACGTGGCGCCCCGGATGATGGCGGACCTGGTGGCGGCGGCGCGCGCGGGCCGACTCGACGAGGCGCGCGCGCTCCAGGTGCGCATGAACGCGCTGCACCGGCTGCTCTTCGTGGAGCCCAACCCCATTCCGGTGAAGTGGGCGCTGCACGTCATGGGCCTGTTCGGCCCCGAATTGCGCCTGCCGCTCGTGCCTATGTCCGAGCCCAACGCGAGGAAGCTCGAGTCCGAGCTGCGCGAGCTGTCCCTGCTCAAGTGA
- the dapB gene encoding 4-hydroxy-tetrahydrodipicolinate reductase: MIRTVLTGVTGRMGATLQRLVGDAPDLELAGTSTRGDDFGRVLDTARAQVVIDFTSAEASVAHARACAARGVGLVVGSTGFTPESRAELARSAAAIPVVLAPNTSVGVNVVIRMAAELARVLGEGYDVEVLEAHHRMKKDAPSGTALKLAEVLAAALGRGEEDLTFARQGQIGARPPKEIGVQTLRGGDVVGEHTVFFYGEGERIELTHRATSRDQFGLGALRAARWVTGRAPGLYDMADVLGFPRGA, translated from the coding sequence ATGATCCGCACCGTTCTCACCGGCGTCACCGGACGCATGGGCGCCACCCTGCAGCGGCTCGTGGGCGACGCGCCGGACCTGGAGCTCGCGGGCACGAGCACGCGCGGGGACGACTTCGGCCGGGTGCTCGACACGGCGCGCGCCCAGGTGGTCATCGACTTCACCAGCGCCGAGGCGAGCGTGGCCCATGCGCGCGCGTGCGCCGCGCGGGGCGTGGGCCTGGTCGTCGGCTCCACGGGCTTCACCCCCGAGTCGCGCGCCGAGCTGGCCCGGAGCGCCGCGGCCATTCCCGTGGTGCTCGCGCCCAACACCTCCGTGGGCGTCAACGTCGTCATCCGCATGGCGGCCGAGCTGGCCCGGGTGCTGGGCGAGGGCTATGACGTGGAGGTGCTGGAGGCCCACCACCGGATGAAGAAGGACGCGCCCTCGGGCACGGCCCTCAAGCTGGCCGAGGTGCTCGCCGCCGCCCTGGGCCGGGGCGAGGAGGACCTGACGTTCGCCCGCCAGGGCCAGATTGGCGCCCGCCCCCCGAAGGAGATTGGCGTCCAGACGCTCCGGGGCGGGGATGTGGTTGGCGAACACACCGTGTTCTTCTATGGCGAGGGCGAGCGCATCGAGCTGACCCACCGGGCGACCAGCCGGGACCAGTTCGGCCTGGGGGCCCTCCGGGCCGCGCGCTGGGTGACGGGCCGGGCGCCGGGCCTGTACGACATGGCCGACGTGCTCGGCTTTCCGAGGGGCGCGTGA
- the folK gene encoding 2-amino-4-hydroxy-6-hydroxymethyldihydropteridine diphosphokinase gives MNSTVYVGLGSNEGDREAQLVSALEALSRIDAVAVLRCSALFESAPVGPPQPRYLNAVVELECSLPPQRLLCILQQIEKDLGRLPRDGRWGPRPIDLDILLWPGELVADPQLQVPHLELHKRRFALEPLAELAPDEEHPVLGLSVTQLLAQLAPQDVQRLEATQWPETPSPVTES, from the coding sequence TTGAATTCCACTGTCTACGTCGGGTTGGGTTCCAACGAGGGTGACCGCGAGGCCCAGTTGGTGTCCGCCCTGGAAGCCTTGTCCCGCATCGACGCCGTGGCGGTGCTGCGCTGCTCCGCGCTGTTCGAGAGCGCCCCCGTGGGACCGCCCCAGCCGCGCTACCTCAACGCCGTGGTGGAGCTGGAGTGCTCCCTGCCCCCCCAGCGCCTGCTGTGCATCCTGCAGCAGATCGAGAAGGACCTGGGCCGCCTGCCCCGGGACGGGCGCTGGGGCCCCCGGCCCATCGACCTCGACATCCTCCTGTGGCCCGGAGAGCTCGTGGCCGACCCCCAGCTCCAGGTCCCCCACCTGGAACTGCACAAGCGCCGCTTCGCCCTGGAGCCCCTGGCCGAGCTGGCGCCCGACGAGGAGCACCCGGTGCTCGGGCTGTCCGTGACCCAGTTGCTCGCGCAGCTCGCCCCCCAGGACGTCCAGCGCCTGGAGGCCACCCAGTGGCCTGAAACCCCTTCCCCCGTGACCGAGTCATGA